The following are from one region of the Ananas comosus cultivar F153 linkage group 20, ASM154086v1, whole genome shotgun sequence genome:
- the LOC109725893 gene encoding probable serine/threonine-protein kinase At1g01540, protein MLVYEYVDNGNLEQWLHGDVGPTSPLTWDIRMNIILGTAKGLMYLHEGLEPKVVHRDVKSSNILLDKQWNPKLSDFGLAKLLGSERSYVTTRVMGTFGYVAPEYAGTGMLNETSDIYSFGILIMEIISGRIPVDYNRPPGEVNLVEWLKIMVSNRNSEGVLDPKMPEKPSSRALKKALLVALRCVDPDSQKRPKIGHVIHMLEVDDFPYRDERRTARVPGQPRLPEKPGNEADDKTEN, encoded by the exons ATGCTAGTTTATGAATATGTCGATAATGGGAACTTGGAACAATGGCTTCATGGCGACGTTGGACCCACGAGCCCTCTCACGTGGGATATCCGCATGAACATCATACTTGGAACAGCTAAAGG GCTGATGTACTTGCATGAGGGTCTTGAACCTAAGGTAGTTCACCGCGACGTTAAGTCGAGCAACATCTTGCTCGATAAGCAGTGGAATCCTAAGCTGTCGGATTTCGGGCTCGCGAAGTTACTCGGATCGGAGAGGAGCTATGTTACGACTCGTGTGATGGGAACATTTGG ttatgTAGCTCCTGAATATGCCGGCACGGGTATGTTGAACGAGACGAGCGACATTTATAGCTTTGGAATTCTTATTATGGAGATAATATCGGGTAGGATCCCGGTTGACTATAACCGGCCTCCAGGAGAG GTCAATTTGGTGGAGTGGTTGAAGATAATGGTCAGTAATAGAAATTCCGAGGGTGTTTTGGATCCAAAAATGCCCGAAAAACCTTCTTCAAGGGCATTGAAGAAGGCTCTTTTGGTAGCACTAAGGTGTGTCGATCCCGACTCGCAAAAGAGGCCGAAGATTGGGCATGTGATTCACATGCTCGAAGTCGACGACTTCCCTTACCGAGAT GAGCGTCGAACTGCGCGAGTTCCAGGGCAACCGAGATTGCCGGAAAAACCAGGGAATGAAGCAGATGATAAAACCGAGAACTAA